A single genomic interval of Microbacterium sp. LWO14-1.2 harbors:
- the dnaJ gene encoding molecular chaperone DnaJ, producing the protein MADHYEVLGVSRDASTDEIKKAYRRLARQLHPDVNPGEEAAEKFKLVTHAYDVLSDDESRRRYDMGGGDGAAGNFGGFGGFGDIFETFFGAAQGGGRGARPRSRRERGQDALVRVTLDLGDVVFGAHRDIEVDTAVLCETCKGSCCQEGTSPVTCDICGGTGHVQRQVRSLLGNVVTSQPCGTCEGYGTTIPYPCGTCGGQGRVRSRRTVSLDIPAGVETGLRLQLPGSGEVGKAGGPHGDLYVEVTVNPHPAFSRDGDDLLATLEVAMTDAILGAETTIQGLDGEVDLEIRPGVQSGDVLTIKGRGITPLRGSQRGDLRVGVQVLTPTKIDSAQRALIEDFAKKTKAPAPQLAQFQQGLFSKLRDRFRSH; encoded by the coding sequence GTGGCGGACCACTACGAGGTACTCGGCGTCTCGCGCGACGCATCGACCGACGAGATCAAGAAGGCGTACCGGCGCCTCGCGCGCCAGCTGCACCCGGACGTGAACCCGGGTGAGGAGGCAGCGGAGAAGTTCAAGCTCGTCACGCACGCCTACGACGTGCTCAGCGATGACGAGTCACGTCGTCGGTACGACATGGGCGGAGGCGACGGCGCCGCGGGCAACTTCGGGGGCTTCGGCGGTTTCGGCGACATCTTCGAGACGTTCTTCGGCGCAGCGCAGGGCGGTGGACGAGGCGCTCGCCCTCGCTCCCGTCGCGAACGGGGCCAGGACGCGCTCGTGCGGGTCACACTCGATCTCGGCGACGTCGTGTTCGGCGCCCACCGCGACATCGAGGTCGACACGGCCGTGCTCTGCGAGACCTGCAAGGGATCGTGCTGCCAGGAAGGCACCTCGCCCGTCACGTGCGACATCTGCGGCGGCACCGGCCACGTGCAGCGCCAGGTGCGAAGCCTGCTCGGCAACGTCGTCACCTCGCAGCCGTGCGGAACCTGCGAGGGATACGGCACGACCATCCCGTACCCGTGCGGCACCTGCGGCGGCCAGGGACGCGTGCGCTCCCGCCGCACCGTGTCTCTCGACATCCCGGCGGGTGTCGAGACGGGTCTGCGCCTGCAGCTCCCCGGTTCGGGCGAGGTCGGCAAGGCCGGCGGCCCGCACGGCGATCTGTACGTCGAGGTGACGGTGAACCCGCACCCGGCCTTCAGCCGCGACGGCGACGACCTGCTCGCCACGCTCGAGGTGGCGATGACCGACGCCATCCTCGGTGCCGAGACGACGATCCAGGGTCTGGACGGCGAGGTCGACCTCGAGATCCGTCCCGGCGTGCAGTCGGGCGATGTCCTGACGATCAAGGGGCGGGGCATCACGCCGCTGCGCGGCAGCCAGCGCGGAGACCTCCGCGTCGGCGTGCAGGTGCTGACTCCGACGAAGATCGACTCGGCGCAGCGCGCGCTCATCGAGGACTTCGCCAAGAAGACCAAGGCGCCGGCTCCGCAGCTCGCCCAGTTCCAGCAGGGACTCTTCTCGAAGCTGCGCGACCGCTTCCGCTCGCACTGA
- a CDS encoding 16S rRNA (uracil(1498)-N(3))-methyltransferase, which yields MALHFLVESSSDATVGDLVALTGAEAKHAAVVRRLRVGEQVTVGDGRGVWLTGEAEQVSPSLVEVRVSARRVSEAPSPKLVLVQALAKGDRDELAVQAACELGVDEIVPWQAGRSVSRWEGPKAVKGRERWATIVREAAKQAHRAWVPEVVPPETTRDLARRAATQRVVLLDPTAPTPLSALEPDGRDLVLVVGPEGGISGDEIATLEAAGAERALLGDTVLRTSTAGPAAIAVLSVALGRW from the coding sequence ATGGCACTGCACTTCCTCGTCGAATCCTCGTCGGATGCCACGGTCGGCGACCTCGTGGCGCTCACCGGCGCGGAGGCCAAGCACGCGGCCGTGGTCCGGAGACTGCGGGTCGGCGAGCAGGTGACGGTCGGCGACGGTCGCGGGGTGTGGCTCACCGGGGAGGCCGAGCAGGTGTCGCCGTCCCTGGTCGAGGTGCGCGTGAGCGCGCGTCGGGTGAGCGAAGCCCCGAGCCCGAAGCTCGTGCTCGTGCAGGCCCTCGCGAAGGGCGACCGCGACGAGCTCGCCGTGCAGGCGGCGTGCGAGCTGGGGGTCGACGAGATCGTGCCGTGGCAGGCCGGGCGCAGCGTGTCGCGCTGGGAAGGACCGAAGGCGGTGAAGGGTCGGGAGCGCTGGGCGACGATCGTGCGCGAGGCCGCGAAGCAGGCGCATCGTGCGTGGGTGCCCGAGGTCGTGCCGCCCGAGACCACCAGGGACCTCGCCCGCCGCGCGGCGACCCAGCGGGTGGTGCTGCTCGACCCGACCGCCCCGACGCCTCTGTCGGCGCTGGAGCCGGACGGCCGCGACCTCGTGCTCGTCGTGGGACCGGAGGGCGGCATCTCCGGTGACGAGATCGCCACGCTCGAGGCGGCCGGCGCGGAGCGCGCGCTGCTCGGCGACACGGTGCTGCGCACGTCGACCGCGGGCCCCGCGGCGATCGCCGTGCTGTCGGTTGCCCTCGGTCGGTGGTGA
- a CDS encoding HIT domain-containing protein, with product MSEPSIFTRILNGDIPGEILLDTGRVFAIRDIDPQAPLHVLVIPKTEEYRDVTELAAGDPALLAEMVAAAKQLADEHANGEYRLIFNNGASAAQSVFHVHAHVLGNIEENKLVGF from the coding sequence ATGTCCGAGCCCTCGATCTTCACGCGTATCCTCAACGGCGACATCCCGGGTGAGATCCTGCTCGACACCGGGCGGGTCTTCGCGATCCGCGACATCGACCCGCAGGCGCCGCTGCACGTCCTCGTCATCCCCAAGACCGAGGAGTATCGCGACGTCACCGAACTGGCCGCCGGCGACCCAGCGCTCCTCGCCGAGATGGTCGCCGCTGCGAAGCAGCTCGCCGACGAGCACGCGAACGGCGAGTACCGCCTGATCTTCAACAACGGCGCGAGCGCCGCCCAATCCGTCTTCCACGTGCACGCCCATGTGCTCGGCAACATCGAGGAGAACAAGCTCGTTGGCTTCTGA
- a CDS encoding PhoH family protein produces MVQLLGPQDRLLRMLEKEHRDVQVLVRGNEITLTGAPDAVAGAKNLVEELMTMTKAGHDLAPGDVASSARMLRVDGGPRPSEVLGEAILSTRGKVIRPKTLGQKEYVDAIDENTIVFGIGPAGTGKTYLAMAKAVQALQRKEVTRIILTRPAVEAGERLGFLPGTLTDKIDPYLRPLYDALNEMMDPEIVPRLMATGTIEVAPLAYMRGRTLNDSFVVLDEAQNTTPEQMKMFLTRLGFGTRMVVTGDITQVDLPQGASGLRLVTRVLDGIDDIHFARLTSDDVVRHSLVGRIVDAYSEYDERRTAQRHEREQAAEFANRAERRGAQRPGPRDRMPKRGLS; encoded by the coding sequence ATGGTGCAGCTGCTCGGTCCGCAGGACCGTCTGCTCCGCATGCTCGAGAAGGAGCACCGCGACGTGCAGGTCCTCGTGCGCGGCAACGAGATCACCCTGACCGGTGCTCCGGATGCCGTGGCCGGCGCGAAGAACCTCGTCGAGGAGTTGATGACCATGACCAAGGCGGGGCACGATCTCGCTCCCGGCGACGTGGCGAGCTCCGCGCGCATGCTGCGGGTCGACGGGGGCCCGCGACCGAGCGAGGTCCTCGGCGAGGCGATCCTGTCGACGCGCGGCAAGGTCATCCGCCCCAAGACGCTCGGCCAGAAGGAGTACGTCGACGCGATCGACGAGAACACCATCGTGTTCGGCATCGGCCCGGCCGGAACAGGAAAGACCTACCTCGCGATGGCGAAGGCCGTGCAGGCGCTGCAGCGCAAAGAGGTCACGCGCATCATCCTGACGCGTCCCGCCGTCGAGGCGGGGGAGCGGCTCGGGTTCCTCCCCGGCACGCTGACCGACAAGATCGACCCGTACCTGCGTCCGCTGTACGACGCGCTCAACGAGATGATGGATCCCGAGATCGTCCCTCGTCTCATGGCGACGGGCACGATCGAGGTCGCGCCGCTCGCCTACATGCGCGGACGCACCCTCAACGATTCGTTCGTGGTGCTCGACGAGGCCCAGAACACGACGCCGGAGCAGATGAAGATGTTCCTCACCCGGCTCGGCTTCGGCACGCGCATGGTCGTGACGGGCGACATCACCCAGGTCGACCTGCCCCAAGGGGCTTCGGGTCTCCGGCTGGTCACGCGTGTTCTCGACGGCATCGACGACATCCACTTCGCGCGGCTCACGAGCGACGACGTCGTGCGCCACTCGCTCGTCGGCCGCATCGTCGACGCATACAGCGAGTACGACGAGCGCCGCACGGCGCAGCGGCACGAGCGCGAGCAGGCGGCGGAGTTCGCCAACCGCGCGGAGCGCCGCGGGGCCCAGCGCCCCGGACCCCGTGATCGGATGCCGAAACGAGGCCTCTCCTGA
- the ybeY gene encoding rRNA maturation RNase YbeY translates to MIEINNESAIDVDETVLQRLTDHNLAQLHVSPDAEVAIVLVDEGAMEALHVQWMDEPGPTDVLSFPMDELRPGTEDRPTAPGLLGDIVLCPQVAETQAQAAGHSLMDELILLTTHGLLHLLGFDHAEPDEEREMFGLQKELIQSFAAAERRR, encoded by the coding sequence ATGATCGAGATCAACAACGAGTCGGCGATCGACGTCGACGAGACGGTGCTGCAGCGCCTCACCGACCACAACCTCGCGCAGCTGCACGTCAGCCCGGACGCGGAGGTCGCGATCGTCCTCGTCGACGAGGGCGCCATGGAGGCGCTGCACGTGCAGTGGATGGACGAGCCCGGTCCGACCGATGTGCTCAGCTTCCCGATGGACGAGCTGCGACCCGGCACCGAGGATCGACCGACGGCCCCCGGTCTGCTCGGCGACATCGTGCTGTGCCCTCAGGTCGCCGAGACCCAGGCGCAGGCCGCCGGTCACTCACTGATGGACGAGCTCATCCTGCTCACCACGCACGGCCTGCTGCACCTGCTCGGCTTCGATCACGCCGAGCCCGACGAGGAGCGTGAGATGTTCGGCCTGCAGAAGGAGCTCATCCAGAGCTTCGCCGCCGCCGAACGCCGACGATGA
- a CDS encoding hemolysin family protein: MTAALLLAGAVLLVAFGGLMAAIDAAFGVTSRTDLEEMAAEGRNTKQLARIAADPDAHVNSVAFIRVLAEVTAAVLVTVAFTILIENNWLAMLAAAVLMTGITFVLVGASPRSFGRQHAEGMLRANAPVVRGLRIILGPLAHGLVVLGNRVTPGRGRSSFTSEEQLLSMVDEAASNDLIEADDRDLIHSVFDFTDQFVRAVMVPRTEMVTVDATATTDEAMTLFLQRGVSRMPVVDDEADDVVGVLYLKDLVQFAYRDENAWRAASIRPISRPATFVPESMRAETLLQQMKRDAVHVCLVIDEHGGISGLITLEDLIEELVGEISDEYDQVSAEVVELGEGRYRVSSRLSLEDVGDLFGLELEDEDVDSIGGLLGKTLGQVPQPGATATVDGLVLTGGASRGRGRGIATVFVERAAPTAETSDPEGERIDE, from the coding sequence ATGACCGCAGCTCTCCTGCTCGCCGGCGCGGTCCTGCTCGTCGCCTTCGGCGGTCTGATGGCCGCGATCGACGCCGCCTTCGGCGTCACGTCGCGCACAGATCTCGAGGAGATGGCCGCCGAGGGGCGCAACACGAAGCAGCTCGCGCGCATCGCCGCCGACCCCGACGCGCACGTCAACTCCGTCGCGTTCATCCGTGTGCTCGCCGAGGTGACGGCCGCGGTGCTCGTCACCGTCGCGTTCACGATCCTCATCGAGAACAACTGGCTCGCGATGCTCGCGGCCGCCGTGCTGATGACCGGGATCACGTTCGTGCTCGTCGGCGCCAGCCCCCGCTCGTTCGGGCGCCAGCACGCGGAGGGCATGCTGCGCGCCAACGCCCCGGTCGTGCGCGGTCTGCGCATCATCCTCGGACCGCTCGCGCACGGACTCGTGGTTCTCGGCAACCGCGTCACACCGGGCCGTGGGCGGAGCTCGTTCACCTCGGAGGAGCAGCTGCTCAGCATGGTCGACGAGGCCGCCTCGAACGACCTCATCGAGGCGGACGATCGCGACCTCATCCACTCGGTCTTCGACTTCACCGACCAGTTCGTGCGCGCCGTCATGGTCCCGCGCACCGAGATGGTCACTGTCGACGCCACGGCCACCACCGACGAGGCGATGACGCTCTTCCTGCAGCGCGGGGTATCGCGGATGCCGGTGGTCGACGATGAGGCCGACGACGTCGTCGGAGTGCTGTACCTCAAGGACCTCGTCCAGTTCGCCTATCGCGACGAGAACGCCTGGCGCGCGGCATCCATCCGTCCGATCTCGCGCCCGGCGACCTTCGTCCCCGAGTCGATGCGCGCCGAGACCCTGCTGCAGCAGATGAAACGGGATGCCGTGCACGTCTGCCTGGTGATCGACGAGCACGGCGGGATCTCGGGGCTCATCACCCTCGAGGACCTGATCGAGGAACTCGTCGGTGAGATCTCCGACGAGTACGATCAGGTGTCGGCGGAGGTCGTCGAACTCGGCGAAGGCCGGTACCGTGTGAGCTCCCGGCTCTCACTGGAGGACGTGGGCGATCTGTTCGGCCTCGAGCTCGAGGACGAGGACGTGGATTCCATCGGCGGTCTGCTCGGCAAGACGCTCGGGCAGGTTCCGCAGCCCGGCGCGACCGCCACGGTCGACGGACTCGTGCTGACGGGAGGCGCCTCGCGAGGACGCGGGCGGGGCATCGCGACGGTCTTCGTCGAGAGGGCCGCGCCGACCGCGGAGACATCAGATCCTGAGGGGGAGCGAATCGATGAGTGA
- the era gene encoding GTPase Era: MSDETRSGFVTFVGRPNVGKSTLTNALVGEKIAITSEKPQTTRRAIRGIVNRPDGQLVIVDTPGIHKPRTLLGERLNDLVEQVLGDVDVIGFCVPATEKVGPGDRRIAASLDGYPRAKKIAIVTKTDAASRDEITERLMEADALREDWHAVIPLSALTRDQLDVLSDEILSLMPKGPALYPDDITTDESDEDRIAEIIREAALEGVRDELPHSIAVVIDDVAPREDSDLTDVHASIVVERDSQKAIIIGRKGSRLRDVGARARAGIEELLGTRVFLGLHVKVAKEWQRDPKQLGRLGF, from the coding sequence ATGAGTGATGAGACGCGGAGCGGGTTCGTCACGTTCGTCGGGCGTCCGAACGTGGGCAAGTCGACGCTCACCAACGCCCTCGTCGGCGAGAAGATCGCCATCACGAGCGAGAAGCCGCAGACCACGCGGCGGGCGATCCGCGGCATCGTCAACCGGCCGGACGGGCAGCTGGTGATCGTCGACACCCCCGGCATCCACAAGCCGCGCACCCTGCTGGGCGAGCGGCTCAACGACCTGGTCGAGCAGGTGCTGGGCGACGTCGACGTGATCGGGTTCTGCGTCCCCGCCACCGAGAAGGTCGGCCCCGGCGATCGCCGCATCGCCGCGTCGCTCGACGGCTATCCGCGGGCGAAGAAGATCGCGATCGTCACGAAGACCGATGCGGCCTCCCGCGACGAGATCACCGAGCGGCTCATGGAGGCAGACGCCCTCCGCGAGGACTGGCACGCCGTCATCCCGCTCTCAGCGCTCACGCGCGATCAGCTCGACGTGCTCTCCGACGAGATCCTGTCGCTCATGCCGAAGGGGCCGGCGCTCTACCCGGACGACATCACGACCGACGAGTCCGACGAGGACCGCATCGCGGAGATCATCCGCGAGGCTGCGCTGGAGGGCGTGCGAGACGAGCTGCCCCACTCCATCGCGGTCGTGATCGACGACGTGGCGCCCCGCGAGGACAGCGACCTCACCGACGTCCACGCGTCGATCGTGGTCGAGCGCGACAGTCAGAAGGCCATCATCATCGGTCGTAAGGGGTCGCGTCTGCGCGACGTCGGCGCCCGGGCCCGCGCGGGTATCGAGGAGCTCCTCGGCACGCGGGTCTTCCTCGGCCTGCACGTCAAGGTCGCGAAGGAATGGCAGCGGGATCCGAAGCAGCTCGGACGCCTCGGATTCTGA
- a CDS encoding sigma-70 family RNA polymerase sigma factor: protein MSRAAERETRRNDAFTAVFDANWARVRHHVEGAVEHDSEVTEIVSEVFLLAWTRLNPAKPMDGIWLLRAADRVLRGRSGRTIVRRRALETVHRGFAADDRDPDLTQRARALSALAALSGRERRIIMLTYWDGLGVGEIAQMLRMPRSRVRRILGRARDRMLSELEREKRAGDDD from the coding sequence ATGAGTCGCGCCGCGGAGCGCGAGACCCGGAGGAACGACGCGTTCACTGCGGTGTTCGACGCGAACTGGGCTCGCGTCAGACACCATGTCGAGGGTGCTGTCGAGCACGATTCCGAGGTCACGGAAATCGTGTCCGAGGTGTTTCTCCTGGCGTGGACGCGCCTCAATCCCGCCAAGCCGATGGACGGGATCTGGCTGTTGCGGGCCGCCGATCGGGTGCTGCGGGGGCGGTCGGGTCGCACGATCGTGCGTCGCCGAGCGCTCGAGACCGTGCACCGGGGTTTCGCGGCGGACGATCGGGACCCCGACCTCACGCAACGGGCACGGGCGTTGTCTGCTCTGGCGGCCCTCTCCGGTCGTGAGCGGCGTATCATCATGCTGACATATTGGGATGGTCTCGGGGTGGGGGAGATCGCGCAGATGCTGCGGATGCCGCGGTCGCGTGTTCGCAGGATCCTGGGTCGTGCGCGCGACAGGATGCTCTCCGAGCTCGAACGAGAGAAGCGGGCGGGGGATGATGACTGA
- a CDS encoding NADP-dependent oxidoreductase: MPEDTTLRARHWIAPGPGEPSAWDFVEEGVPDPQEGEITVRVRAAGVNPADAKHVAAPRGGVEFPVPIGYEISGEIIAIGPNTRIGSGEARVGDEIVAFRVRGGYAEAVTIPAEKAFIKPTTLSHAEAANLLLAGTTAAEMLWVTGVAPGETVLLHGASGAVGVSVLQQAALRGVRVIGTASAARADVVREFGGVPVEYGQGLTDRVRDLAGGTVAAALDAVGTDEAVDVSLELVRDRRRIVTIAAFGRAEDEGIIAIAGSMPESARFRDEVRPDLIALAQSGDLVVPVAKTFPLAEAPAALDFLAGGHPGGKLALIP, translated from the coding sequence ATGCCTGAAGACACCACGCTCCGCGCCCGCCACTGGATCGCTCCCGGCCCCGGCGAGCCGTCGGCGTGGGACTTCGTGGAGGAGGGTGTCCCGGACCCGCAGGAGGGCGAGATCACGGTCCGCGTGCGAGCGGCCGGAGTGAACCCCGCCGATGCGAAGCACGTCGCCGCCCCGCGAGGAGGTGTGGAGTTCCCGGTGCCGATCGGCTACGAGATCTCGGGCGAGATCATCGCCATCGGGCCCAACACGCGCATCGGCTCAGGCGAGGCGCGGGTCGGAGACGAGATCGTCGCCTTCCGCGTGCGCGGCGGTTACGCCGAGGCCGTCACCATCCCCGCCGAGAAGGCCTTCATCAAGCCCACGACGCTCAGCCACGCGGAGGCCGCGAATCTGCTGCTCGCGGGTACGACTGCGGCCGAGATGCTGTGGGTGACGGGTGTCGCACCGGGTGAAACCGTGCTGCTACACGGCGCATCCGGCGCCGTCGGCGTGAGCGTGCTGCAGCAGGCTGCGCTCCGCGGAGTCCGGGTGATCGGCACGGCGAGTGCGGCGCGGGCCGACGTGGTGCGGGAGTTCGGGGGAGTGCCGGTCGAATACGGCCAGGGGCTCACCGATCGCGTCCGTGATCTCGCGGGCGGCACGGTCGCCGCGGCCCTCGACGCGGTCGGCACGGACGAGGCCGTCGACGTCTCCCTCGAACTCGTCCGGGATCGCCGACGCATCGTGACCATCGCCGCGTTCGGACGCGCGGAGGACGAGGGGATCATCGCGATCGCCGGCTCGATGCCCGAAAGCGCCCGATTCCGCGACGAGGTGCGTCCGGATCTCATCGCCCTCGCCCAGAGCGGGGACCTCGTCGTGCCCGTCGCGAAGACCTTCCCCCTCGCTGAGGCGCCGGCAGCACTGGACTTCCTCGCGGGCGGGCACCCGGGAGGGAAGCTCGCGCTCATCCCCTGA
- the leuA gene encoding 2-isopropylmalate synthase, which produces MKNTQRPSSMPIHKYRPFHEQIAVNLPDRTWPDARITEAPRWCAVDLRDGNQALIDPMSPERKRVMFELLVSMGYKEIEVGFPSASQTDFDFVRQLIEENLIPDDVTIQVLTQAREHLIERTYEAIAGAKQAIVHLYNSTSVLQREVVFRTDKQGIIDIALEGARLCRRFEKTIPDTQVYYEYSPESYTGTELEFAVDVCNQVIEIFEPTPDRKVIINLPATVEMATPNVYADSIEWMSRHLNHRENVILSLHPHNDRGTAIAAAELGYMAGADRIEGCLFGNGERTGNVDLVALGINMFTQGIDPQIDFSDIDQVKRTVEYCNQLPVPERSPWAGDLVFTAFSGSHQDAIKKGFEAMAAEAEAKGVSVDEIEWAVPYLPVDPKDLGRSYEAVIRVNSQSGKGGVAYLLKADHAIDLPRKLQIEFSGVVQAKTDAEGGEVTSEQIWSVFNDEYLPADDESAKWGRFELLATQTRSDMSGEVVLDVELRDDDERISVTGSGNGPVAAFVEVLRAQGFDITVYDYVEHALSAGGDAQAAAYVELQVGDQRLWGVGIDGDISTASLKAIVSGVNRSIRSRQHELAAV; this is translated from the coding sequence ATGAAGAACACTCAGCGCCCGTCGTCGATGCCGATCCACAAGTACCGGCCGTTCCACGAGCAGATCGCGGTGAACCTGCCCGACCGCACCTGGCCCGATGCCCGCATCACCGAGGCCCCCCGTTGGTGCGCTGTCGACCTGCGCGACGGCAACCAGGCCCTCATCGATCCCATGTCGCCCGAGCGCAAGCGGGTGATGTTCGAGCTGCTCGTCAGCATGGGATACAAGGAGATCGAGGTCGGGTTCCCGTCGGCGAGCCAGACCGACTTCGACTTCGTCCGCCAGCTGATCGAAGAGAACCTGATCCCCGACGATGTCACCATCCAGGTGCTGACGCAGGCGCGCGAGCACCTGATCGAGCGCACCTACGAGGCCATCGCCGGTGCCAAGCAGGCGATCGTGCACCTGTACAACTCCACGAGCGTGCTGCAGCGCGAGGTCGTCTTCCGCACCGACAAGCAGGGCATCATCGACATCGCGCTCGAGGGCGCGCGCCTGTGCCGACGGTTCGAGAAGACGATCCCCGACACGCAGGTGTACTACGAGTACTCGCCGGAGAGCTACACGGGCACCGAGCTCGAGTTCGCTGTCGACGTCTGCAACCAGGTCATCGAGATCTTCGAGCCGACCCCCGACCGCAAGGTCATCATCAACCTGCCGGCCACTGTCGAGATGGCCACGCCGAACGTCTACGCCGACTCGATCGAGTGGATGAGCCGCCACCTGAACCACCGCGAGAACGTCATCCTCTCGCTGCACCCGCACAACGACCGCGGCACGGCGATCGCTGCCGCGGAGCTCGGCTACATGGCCGGCGCCGACCGCATCGAAGGGTGCCTGTTCGGCAACGGAGAGCGCACCGGCAACGTCGACCTCGTCGCCCTGGGCATCAACATGTTCACGCAGGGGATCGACCCGCAGATCGACTTCAGCGACATCGATCAGGTCAAGCGGACGGTCGAGTACTGCAATCAGCTGCCCGTGCCGGAGCGCAGCCCGTGGGCGGGCGACCTCGTGTTCACCGCATTCAGCGGATCGCACCAGGATGCGATCAAGAAGGGCTTCGAGGCCATGGCCGCCGAGGCGGAGGCGAAGGGCGTCTCGGTCGACGAGATCGAGTGGGCGGTGCCGTATCTGCCCGTCGACCCGAAGGATCTGGGCCGCTCGTACGAAGCGGTGATCCGCGTGAACTCGCAGTCGGGCAAGGGTGGCGTCGCGTACCTGCTGAAGGCCGACCACGCGATCGACCTGCCTCGCAAGCTGCAGATCGAGTTCTCGGGCGTCGTGCAGGCGAAGACGGATGCCGAGGGCGGCGAGGTCACGAGCGAGCAGATCTGGTCGGTCTTCAACGACGAGTACCTGCCGGCCGACGACGAGTCAGCCAAGTGGGGTCGTTTCGAGCTGCTGGCGACGCAGACCCGCAGCGACATGTCCGGCGAGGTCGTCCTCGATGTGGAGCTGCGGGACGACGACGAGCGGATCTCGGTCACCGGCTCGGGCAACGGTCCGGTCGCCGCGTTCGTCGAGGTGCTGCGCGCCCAGGGCTTCGACATCACCGTCTACGACTACGTGGAGCACGCACTCAGCGCCGGCGGTGACGCTCAGGCGGCCGCGTACGTCGAGCTGCAGGTCGGCGATCAGCGCCTGTGGGGCGTGGGCATCGACGGCGACATCTCGACAGCATCCCTCAAGGCGATCGTGTCGGGCGTGAACCGGTCGATCCGGAGCCGTCAGCACGAGCTCGCCGCGGTCTGA
- a CDS encoding TRIC cation channel family protein yields the protein MTEPLFIIPFWADLLGVGLGGVQGALFASGFQGQRRLDWLGVAIIGIMIGMGGGLIRDILLGQTPATLQNQWYLVTATGAALFGMLLAGLFTRLNKVIVGLDAVVIGMFGAFGTSKALALGIPEVPAVFIGVCAAVGGSVLRDMLMGLPTAIMHVGSLYAVAAGGGSAFIVIAHALGMSIPLAAVIGIAVTAVIRVLAVSFDVSLPEQRRLYRRKVAAETGVIPIVRPGD from the coding sequence GTGACCGAACCGCTCTTCATCATTCCGTTCTGGGCGGATCTTCTCGGCGTCGGGCTCGGCGGGGTCCAGGGAGCGCTCTTCGCCTCCGGTTTCCAGGGGCAGCGACGGCTCGACTGGCTCGGGGTCGCGATCATCGGCATCATGATCGGCATGGGCGGCGGTCTCATCCGCGACATCCTGCTGGGCCAGACCCCCGCGACGCTGCAGAACCAGTGGTATCTCGTCACGGCGACGGGCGCCGCGCTCTTCGGGATGCTGCTCGCTGGCCTCTTCACGCGCCTCAACAAGGTCATCGTCGGCCTGGATGCCGTCGTGATCGGGATGTTCGGGGCGTTCGGTACGAGCAAGGCCCTCGCGCTCGGCATTCCCGAGGTGCCCGCCGTGTTCATCGGCGTCTGCGCCGCAGTCGGCGGCAGCGTGCTGCGCGACATGCTCATGGGCCTGCCGACCGCGATCATGCACGTGGGATCGCTCTACGCCGTCGCCGCCGGCGGAGGATCCGCGTTCATCGTGATCGCCCACGCGCTCGGCATGTCGATCCCCCTCGCCGCCGTCATCGGCATCGCCGTCACCGCCGTGATCCGGGTGCTCGCCGTCAGCTTCGACGTATCGCTGCCCGAGCAGCGCCGCCTCTACCGCCGCAAGGTGGCGGCCGAGACCGGGGTCATCCCGATCGTCAGACCCGGCGACTGA
- the recO gene encoding DNA repair protein RecO: protein MPTYRDEAVILRTHKLGEADRIVTMLSRRHGKVRAVAKGVRRTSSKFGSRLEPFMVADVQLYEGRSLDIVQQAESLGSYGADIAAHYDRFTSANAMVETADRLSESEATPEQYLLLVGGLRALSRGEHSPRSILDSYLLRVMALSGWAPSLTDCARCGMPGPHTTFVAQLGGVVCRNDAPAGSPRVAETTLALLRSLMAGEWDVIDAASVQETSAASGLIAAYAQWHLERGIRSLAHVIDDSREGAR from the coding sequence GTGCCCACGTACCGAGACGAAGCAGTGATCCTGCGCACCCACAAGCTGGGTGAGGCGGACCGCATCGTCACCATGCTGTCGCGACGCCACGGCAAGGTGCGCGCCGTGGCGAAGGGCGTGCGGCGGACGTCGTCGAAGTTCGGCTCCCGGCTCGAGCCGTTCATGGTCGCCGACGTGCAGCTGTACGAGGGGCGCTCGCTCGACATCGTGCAGCAGGCGGAGTCGTTGGGCTCCTACGGTGCCGACATCGCCGCGCACTACGACCGGTTCACCTCGGCGAATGCGATGGTCGAGACGGCCGACCGGCTGAGCGAGTCCGAGGCGACTCCCGAGCAGTATCTGCTGCTCGTCGGCGGACTGCGGGCACTCTCTCGCGGGGAGCATTCGCCTCGCAGCATCCTGGATTCCTATCTGCTCCGCGTCATGGCGCTCTCCGGCTGGGCGCCGTCGCTGACCGATTGCGCGCGCTGCGGCATGCCCGGTCCGCACACGACGTTCGTCGCCCAGCTCGGTGGCGTGGTGTGCCGCAACGACGCGCCCGCCGGAAGCCCTCGCGTCGCGGAGACCACGCTGGCCCTGCTCCGGTCGCTCATGGCGGGCGAATGGGACGTCATCGACGCGGCATCCGTGCAGGAGACGTCAGCGGCTTCCGGACTCATCGCCGCCTACGCGCAGTGGCATCTCGAGCGCGGCATCCGCTCGCTCGCCCACGTGATCGACGATTCCCGAGAAGGAGCCCGGTGA